The Gemmatimonadaceae bacterium genome has a segment encoding these proteins:
- a CDS encoding MFS transporter, producing the protein MPRRSSVRALKHPNFALYFAGNLLSNCGTWFQNIALALLVYRLTKSSFWVGAVNFAQFIGVVVLAPWAGTAADRFNRRWLIIATQVGATLVSAALAWVVAIKLGSLPIVLGLALLLGATTAFSTPALQAIVPALVPRDDLGAAIAMNSVTFNLARAVGPVAGAFVVARLGIPWAIALNAGSYLIFAAAILVIHVEHEPERHAARARLRDSFEILRRDSSLGVLLLIVAAVSLTMDPVSTLTPQFATQFFHRPDTFAGALIGAFGAGAVLGSVIPLHDTDRPGRRIAIMLVIFSAGMIGFALLPALGAAFATLAIGGFGYLLGQTSATTQLQLRVSDKERGRIMALWSVAFLGTRPIAALIDGGLAALFGARIAVLVLAIPSIVAAGFALRIREKVAA; encoded by the coding sequence ATGCCCCGCCGTTCCTCTGTCCGCGCTCTCAAACACCCCAACTTCGCCCTCTACTTCGCCGGCAACCTGCTGTCGAACTGTGGGACGTGGTTTCAGAACATCGCCCTGGCGTTGCTGGTCTATCGCCTCACCAAGTCGTCGTTCTGGGTCGGCGCCGTCAACTTCGCGCAATTCATCGGCGTCGTCGTGCTCGCGCCGTGGGCCGGCACTGCCGCCGATCGATTCAACCGCCGTTGGCTCATCATCGCGACGCAAGTCGGTGCCACACTCGTCAGCGCCGCACTCGCATGGGTCGTCGCGATCAAGCTCGGATCACTGCCCATCGTGCTCGGGCTCGCACTGCTGCTCGGCGCAACCACGGCGTTCTCGACGCCCGCGCTGCAGGCGATCGTGCCCGCGCTCGTGCCGCGCGACGATCTCGGCGCCGCAATCGCCATGAACTCCGTAACGTTCAACCTCGCGCGCGCGGTCGGACCCGTTGCCGGCGCGTTCGTCGTCGCGCGGCTCGGCATTCCGTGGGCGATCGCGCTCAACGCGGGATCCTATCTCATCTTCGCCGCGGCGATTCTCGTCATTCACGTCGAACACGAGCCCGAGCGCCACGCCGCGCGCGCGCGACTTCGCGACAGCTTCGAGATTCTGCGCCGCGATTCATCACTCGGCGTCCTCTTGCTGATCGTTGCCGCCGTGTCGCTCACGATGGATCCCGTGAGCACGCTCACGCCCCAATTCGCGACGCAGTTCTTTCACCGCCCTGACACGTTCGCCGGCGCGCTCATCGGCGCGTTCGGCGCGGGTGCGGTGCTCGGCTCGGTGATTCCGCTGCACGATACCGATCGTCCCGGACGGCGCATCGCCATCATGCTCGTCATCTTCTCGGCCGGGATGATCGGCTTCGCGCTGCTGCCCGCGCTCGGCGCGGCGTTCGCGACGCTCGCCATCGGCGGATTCGGCTACCTGCTCGGCCAGACGAGCGCGACGACGCAACTTCAGCTGCGCGTCTCGGACAAGGAACGCGGGCGCATCATGGCGCTGTGGAGCGTCGCGTTCCTCGGTACGCGCCCCATCGCGGCGCTGATCGACGGCGGGCTCGCGGCACTCTTCGGCGCGCGCATCGCCGTGCTCGTTCTCGCCATACCGTCGATCGTCGCCGCCGGCTTCGCGCTGCGGATCAGGGAAAAGGTCGCGGCCTAG